A window of Rhodococcus sp. SGAir0479 contains these coding sequences:
- a CDS encoding FAD-dependent oxidoreductase → MSGAGFDEEYDVVVVGSGAAGAAAALAAHEAGARVLVVEKCDEATAGGNTRVSGGGWWVNRDPDRARTFLRALNGPFPVADDVVDAWATETARISPWLKELGADVAMSGAYHTEPEYLGLDGSDCYAGMDTVGGRMGNGELYEFLRGALVERGVEIRYGTPAVELVVRDGAVVGVEVETATGRRRVSARGGVVLATGGFAADPGMVRDYLRVEDHVLWGSPAATGDGHRLAQAVGADLWHMDNMMTITGVRGDDRFGHYLALWNAHNYLWVSSDGRRFVDEAAEPKHGHTEHGGVHELFPTRPFHLIFDERMRAAGPLSPTPDVLPVGWNLLMTGSRWSVDNSAEIEKGWIRRADSVPELAAIVGLDPETLARTVAQYNEACAAGRDDHFGRAPETLGPVSEGPFYAVTVTPLLGWSNGGPRRDGRARVLDTRGAVIAGLYAAGEISSTYSWRKDGGFHIGDALAFGRVAGRDAATRV, encoded by the coding sequence GTGAGCGGTGCGGGCTTCGACGAGGAATACGACGTGGTGGTGGTCGGGTCGGGGGCGGCCGGAGCGGCGGCGGCGCTCGCCGCACACGAGGCCGGGGCGCGCGTGCTGGTGGTCGAGAAGTGCGACGAGGCCACGGCCGGGGGCAATACGCGGGTGTCCGGCGGCGGGTGGTGGGTCAACCGCGACCCGGACCGGGCCCGGACGTTCCTGCGGGCACTGAACGGCCCCTTCCCGGTCGCCGACGACGTCGTCGACGCGTGGGCCACGGAGACCGCGCGGATCTCACCGTGGCTGAAGGAACTCGGGGCCGACGTGGCCATGAGCGGCGCGTACCACACCGAACCCGAGTATCTGGGGCTCGACGGCAGCGACTGCTACGCCGGCATGGACACCGTCGGGGGCCGGATGGGCAACGGCGAACTGTACGAGTTCCTGCGCGGCGCCCTCGTCGAGCGTGGCGTCGAAATCCGCTACGGGACACCGGCCGTCGAACTCGTCGTCCGGGACGGTGCCGTCGTCGGTGTCGAGGTCGAGACGGCCACCGGCCGCCGGCGGGTGTCCGCGCGCGGCGGCGTGGTCCTGGCCACCGGCGGGTTCGCGGCCGACCCCGGGATGGTGCGCGACTACCTGCGCGTCGAGGACCACGTGCTGTGGGGCTCTCCGGCGGCGACCGGGGACGGTCACCGCCTGGCGCAGGCCGTGGGCGCGGACCTGTGGCACATGGACAACATGATGACCATCACCGGCGTTCGCGGCGACGACCGGTTCGGCCACTACCTCGCGCTGTGGAACGCGCACAACTACCTGTGGGTGTCGAGCGACGGGCGCCGGTTCGTGGACGAGGCCGCCGAGCCCAAGCACGGACACACCGAACACGGTGGCGTCCACGAACTGTTCCCGACGCGCCCATTCCACCTGATCTTCGACGAGCGGATGCGGGCCGCGGGCCCGCTGAGCCCGACGCCCGACGTGCTCCCGGTGGGCTGGAACCTGCTGATGACCGGAAGCCGGTGGAGCGTCGACAACAGCGCGGAGATCGAGAAGGGGTGGATCCGCCGCGCCGACTCCGTCCCCGAGCTCGCCGCGATCGTCGGGCTCGATCCGGAGACGCTGGCTCGCACCGTCGCGCAGTACAACGAGGCGTGCGCGGCCGGGCGGGACGACCACTTCGGGCGGGCGCCCGAGACGCTGGGACCGGTGAGCGAGGGCCCGTTCTACGCGGTGACCGTCACGCCGTTGCTGGGCTGGAGCAACGGTGGCCCGCGCCGTGACGGGCGGGCCAGGGTCCTCGACACCCGCGGGGCCGTGATCGCCGGGCTGTACGCCGCGGGCGAGATCAGCTCCACCTACAGCTGGCGCAAGGACGGTGGCTTCCACATCGGCGATGCGCTCGCCTTCGGGCGAGTGGCCGGACGAGACGCGGCGACACGCGTCTGA
- a CDS encoding restriction endonuclease, with protein sequence MGVGVQVQEPQRGDGADQASLIAQLPPYTELLWPTLQALIALGGSASNNELDSAVVEREGWSPAVQGIVHGDGPGTEVEYRLAWARTYLKGMGLLANSRRAVWSVTKRGREVTESDIRPLLATFTADKRRQRLNRKANSPGAQALPLGETHSTPEPDSAYGESGDVVEWKAALLDAILRMSSTAFERLTQRLLREAGFSTATITGRSSDGGMDGIGMCQISLLSFPVAFQCKRVNGSVGVGAVRDLRGAMAGRGEKGLLITTGTFTSEARAESRRDGAPPVDLIDGDRLCELLKEHALGVRTTTRVVEDVAVQVDFFAGLESD encoded by the coding sequence ATGGGAGTGGGTGTGCAGGTGCAGGAGCCGCAGCGTGGAGACGGCGCCGATCAGGCGAGCCTGATCGCGCAGCTTCCCCCGTACACCGAACTGCTGTGGCCCACGCTGCAGGCGCTCATCGCACTCGGCGGTTCGGCGTCCAACAACGAACTCGACAGCGCGGTCGTCGAACGCGAGGGATGGTCACCAGCCGTGCAGGGGATAGTGCACGGCGACGGACCCGGAACCGAGGTCGAGTACCGATTGGCTTGGGCCCGTACATATCTCAAAGGGATGGGCCTGCTCGCCAACAGTCGTCGCGCCGTGTGGAGCGTGACCAAGCGGGGCCGGGAGGTGACCGAGAGTGACATTCGGCCGCTGCTGGCCACCTTCACCGCCGACAAGCGGCGCCAGCGTCTCAATCGCAAGGCCAATTCCCCAGGCGCGCAGGCTCTCCCGTTGGGAGAGACGCACTCGACGCCGGAGCCCGACAGCGCCTACGGGGAGTCCGGAGACGTCGTCGAGTGGAAAGCCGCGCTGCTCGACGCGATCTTGCGGATGTCGTCCACCGCGTTCGAACGGCTCACCCAGCGGTTGCTGCGGGAAGCCGGGTTCTCCACCGCCACGATCACCGGACGGAGTTCCGACGGCGGGATGGACGGTATCGGGATGTGTCAGATCTCGTTGCTGAGCTTCCCGGTCGCCTTCCAGTGCAAGCGCGTCAACGGCAGTGTGGGTGTCGGGGCGGTGCGCGACCTGCGCGGTGCCATGGCCGGGCGTGGGGAGAAGGGCCTGCTCATCACGACGGGCACGTTCACCAGCGAGGCGCGCGCCGAGTCCCGCCGCGACGGCGCTCCACCGGTGGACCTCATCGACGGTGACCGGCTCTGCGAACTCCTCAAGGAACACGCGCTCGGGGTGCGGACGACCACCCGCGTGGTGGAGGACGTGGCGGTGCAGGTCGACTTCTTCGCGGGGCTCGAGTCCGACTGA
- a CDS encoding DUF1906 domain-containing protein has product MQVSRRGLFKIAAAGTAAAGLAAVAGPSTANAGPATLVDFSAGVPSPLSIRAAGHVGAIRYVSDRRPGAEWMLGKPMQVPEATAMAALGLQIVSCYQFGKGETSDWRGGFDAGVRHAQRGRDLHRAAGGPDDAPIYAAIDDNPSAWEFDNLIAPYLRGWANVVGRENVGVYANTPTIDRCLRAGVGTWFWQHNWGTPAGYVHPAAHLHQFEIDKRKIDGIGVDLNSILKPDYGQWALRRPFFLS; this is encoded by the coding sequence GTGCAAGTTTCCAGACGTGGGTTGTTCAAGATCGCTGCCGCCGGCACCGCCGCGGCGGGACTGGCGGCGGTCGCGGGCCCGTCGACGGCGAACGCCGGGCCGGCAACGCTCGTCGACTTCTCGGCCGGAGTGCCGTCCCCGCTGAGCATCCGCGCGGCGGGACACGTCGGCGCCATCCGCTACGTCTCCGACCGGCGCCCCGGCGCCGAGTGGATGCTGGGCAAGCCGATGCAGGTCCCCGAGGCCACGGCGATGGCGGCGCTCGGCCTCCAGATCGTCTCCTGCTACCAGTTCGGCAAGGGGGAGACCTCCGACTGGCGCGGCGGGTTCGACGCCGGTGTGCGCCACGCGCAGCGCGGCCGCGACCTGCACCGCGCGGCGGGCGGACCCGACGACGCGCCGATCTACGCTGCCATCGACGACAACCCGTCGGCCTGGGAGTTCGACAACCTCATCGCCCCGTACCTGCGCGGCTGGGCGAACGTCGTCGGACGCGAGAACGTCGGCGTCTACGCGAACACGCCCACGATCGACCGGTGCCTGCGGGCCGGCGTCGGTACGTGGTTCTGGCAGCACAACTGGGGAACACCGGCCGGTTACGTGCACCCGGCCGCGCACCTGCACCAGTTCGAGATCGACAAGCGCAAGATCGACGGGATCGGCGTCGATCTCAACTCGATCCTCAAGCCTGACTACGGCCAGTGGGCGCTGCGCCGCCCGTTCTTCCTGTCGTAG
- a CDS encoding nuclear transport factor 2 family protein, with amino-acid sequence MVWTRDELEAAFENYRKTVVRATQTGDWNVFADQFTEDATYVEHAFGSFAGREAIRRWVTRTMTAFPGNRMPEFPVSWYVIDEERGWVICEVQNPMEDPGDGTEHGAANITILHYAGDNLWSHEEDAYNPMNFLSMAKTWCRHADATGTLPDDARAWLDKMAGVPG; translated from the coding sequence ATGGTGTGGACCCGCGACGAGCTCGAGGCCGCCTTCGAGAACTACCGGAAGACCGTCGTGCGGGCGACGCAGACCGGTGACTGGAACGTCTTCGCCGATCAGTTCACCGAGGACGCGACGTACGTCGAGCACGCGTTCGGGAGTTTCGCGGGGCGGGAGGCCATCCGTCGCTGGGTCACGCGCACCATGACCGCGTTCCCGGGAAACCGCATGCCCGAGTTCCCGGTCTCCTGGTACGTGATCGACGAAGAGCGCGGGTGGGTGATCTGCGAGGTGCAGAACCCGATGGAGGATCCGGGGGACGGCACCGAGCACGGGGCCGCGAACATCACGATCCTCCACTACGCGGGCGACAACCTGTGGTCGCACGAGGAGGACGCGTACAACCCCATGAATTTCCTGTCGATGGCGAAGACGTGGTGCCGGCACGCGGACGCGACGGGCACGCTGCCCGACGACGCCCGAGCGTGGCTCGACAAGATGGCCGGCGTCCCGGGCTGA
- a CDS encoding maltose regulon activator MalT, with amino-acid sequence MSKEKWWVLAGPDCGWSLEQRPNGDHVVVNQSTAEEHLLAGYQWMHVKHDDAATGTPAHALKVLGEGPPPFGAWTELHGT; translated from the coding sequence ATGAGCAAAGAGAAGTGGTGGGTGCTGGCGGGACCCGACTGTGGGTGGTCGCTGGAGCAGAGACCGAACGGCGATCACGTGGTCGTCAACCAGTCGACGGCCGAGGAACACCTCCTGGCCGGCTACCAGTGGATGCACGTCAAGCACGACGACGCCGCCACCGGCACCCCCGCGCACGCCCTCAAGGTGCTGGGTGAGGGCCCGCCACCGTTCGGCGCCTGGACCGAGCTGCACGGGACCTGA
- a CDS encoding MFS transporter, whose protein sequence is MTPPVASAPPATARSGSGGGLIVAVLGFCGIVVALMQTLVVPIIPQLPHLISASPADASWAVTATLLAAAVVTPIAGRLGDMYGKKRILVVSLFLVVAGSVVCAFAHSLIPLIVGRALQGASVGVIPLGISILRDELPPRKVAGAMAIVSATLGVGGAVGLPVAAAVAQVADWHVLFWMSAGLGLVCAALAFAVIPESPVRTSGRFDVLGAAGLSAALILFLLPITKGGTWGWSDPLTLGLLGASALVFVVWGFFQLRTARPLVDLRVSARPHVLFTNLASIAIGFSMYGNSLTLPQLLMAPESTGYGLGLSMVSAGLALAPGGLVMMALSPVSAKISAWRGPRFTLMVGSTVVGLGYLFVFFLSSTVWMILLGGMVIGAGVGLSYSSMPALIIGAVPVSETAAANGLNSLMRSIGTSSAAAVISVVLASMTVTLGTATIPSYDAFRATFVIAIVAAVVALVFAFLIPRTRRAAGHG, encoded by the coding sequence TTGACCCCACCCGTGGCGTCCGCGCCGCCGGCGACCGCGCGTTCCGGCTCCGGCGGCGGCCTCATCGTCGCAGTCCTGGGGTTCTGCGGGATCGTCGTCGCGCTCATGCAAACCCTCGTGGTGCCGATCATTCCGCAGTTGCCGCACCTGATCTCGGCGTCACCCGCCGACGCGTCCTGGGCGGTGACCGCCACGCTCCTCGCCGCGGCCGTGGTCACCCCGATCGCCGGCCGGCTCGGCGACATGTACGGCAAGAAGCGCATTCTCGTCGTCAGCCTCTTCCTGGTGGTCGCCGGGTCCGTCGTCTGCGCATTCGCGCATTCGTTGATTCCGTTGATCGTCGGGCGGGCGTTGCAGGGCGCGTCGGTGGGTGTCATCCCACTGGGCATCAGCATCCTGCGGGACGAGCTGCCGCCCCGGAAGGTTGCCGGTGCGATGGCGATCGTGAGCGCCACTCTCGGCGTCGGTGGCGCGGTCGGGTTGCCGGTGGCGGCGGCCGTCGCCCAGGTGGCGGACTGGCACGTACTGTTCTGGATGTCCGCCGGACTCGGCCTCGTCTGCGCCGCGCTCGCGTTCGCCGTGATCCCCGAATCGCCGGTCCGCACCTCCGGCCGGTTCGACGTCCTCGGCGCCGCGGGTCTGAGCGCCGCACTGATCCTGTTTCTGCTGCCGATCACCAAGGGCGGCACGTGGGGCTGGAGCGATCCCCTGACCCTGGGGTTGCTGGGGGCCTCCGCGCTCGTGTTCGTGGTGTGGGGGTTCTTCCAGTTGCGCACCGCCCGGCCGCTGGTCGACCTGCGCGTCTCGGCCCGCCCGCACGTGCTGTTCACCAACCTGGCGTCGATCGCCATCGGCTTCTCGATGTACGGCAACTCGTTGACGTTGCCGCAGTTGCTCATGGCGCCCGAATCCACCGGGTACGGGCTGGGGCTGTCGATGGTCTCCGCCGGCCTCGCGCTGGCGCCCGGCGGTCTCGTGATGATGGCGCTCTCCCCCGTGTCGGCGAAGATCTCGGCGTGGCGCGGCCCGCGCTTCACGCTCATGGTGGGCTCCACCGTGGTGGGCCTCGGCTACCTCTTCGTCTTCTTCCTCTCGTCCACCGTGTGGATGATCCTGCTCGGCGGCATGGTCATCGGCGCGGGCGTGGGTCTGAGCTACTCGTCCATGCCGGCACTGATCATCGGCGCCGTTCCGGTGTCCGAGACGGCGGCCGCGAACGGGTTGAACTCGCTCATGCGCTCCATCGGGACGTCGAGTGCCGCGGCCGTCATCAGCGTCGTGCTGGCGAGCATGACCGTGACACTCGGGACGGCCACCATCCCGTCCTACGACGCCTTCCGCGCGACCTTCGTCATCGCCATCGTCGCCGCGGTCGTCGCGCTGGTGTTCGCGTTCCTCATCCCGAGGACGCGCCGCGCTGCCGGGCACGGCTGA
- a CDS encoding MarR family winged helix-turn-helix transcriptional regulator, translated as MTQVPDADRVTAEIEYELTLLSRYHTLSRQRGKQKLERSAYLLLSRLELEAPMSLKELSEAFRLDISTINRQVGALERNGYVERVADPDGGVARKIRPTELGLHKLLADRETNCRGVDSVLTEWSDEDSRSLRDMLVRFNRAVEQIEGRPWPRPGES; from the coding sequence ATGACGCAGGTGCCCGACGCGGACCGCGTGACGGCGGAGATCGAGTACGAGCTGACGCTGTTGTCGCGGTACCACACACTCTCCCGGCAGCGCGGCAAGCAGAAGCTCGAACGCTCGGCCTACCTCCTGCTCTCGCGGCTCGAGTTGGAGGCGCCGATGAGTCTCAAGGAACTGTCGGAGGCGTTCCGGCTCGACATCTCGACGATCAACCGACAGGTCGGGGCGCTCGAGCGCAACGGGTACGTCGAACGGGTGGCCGACCCCGACGGCGGCGTCGCTCGCAAGATCCGTCCGACCGAGCTGGGGCTGCACAAGCTGCTCGCCGACCGTGAGACGAACTGCCGCGGTGTCGACAGCGTGCTCACCGAGTGGTCGGACGAGGACTCGCGCAGTCTGCGGGACATGCTGGTCCGGTTCAACCGCGCCGTCGAGCAGATCGAGGGTCGCCCGTGGCCGCGGCCCGGCGAGAGCTAG
- a CDS encoding Rv1157c family protein, protein MRRAITACAVAAAAALAVPATATAQPTLPGVPEGVPIDALASLAPAILGAAAAPADLQDVDAKADLLAQARALLEGANLPPELKSTLERVITFLDGSGGGGPEIPQDGPVIAQFLYPTVGQGCIAPSSDSVGTALAVPGPAHLPPPGPAAGQAGFVFTALGTAKAAPNQGMTVSWINVDNGRRETQNLTTEARINPDGPATLSAIANTGPGRVLAVISGSLTTEPDGAAPITCNFLPTVGMFTVA, encoded by the coding sequence ATGCGACGAGCGATCACTGCCTGCGCGGTCGCAGCCGCCGCGGCACTCGCCGTCCCGGCCACCGCCACCGCGCAGCCCACGCTCCCCGGTGTCCCCGAAGGCGTGCCGATCGATGCGCTGGCATCGCTCGCCCCGGCCATCCTGGGCGCGGCCGCCGCGCCGGCCGACCTGCAGGACGTCGACGCCAAGGCCGACCTCCTGGCGCAGGCCCGTGCCCTGCTCGAGGGCGCCAACCTGCCGCCGGAGCTCAAGTCCACTCTCGAGCGCGTCATCACGTTCCTCGACGGCAGCGGCGGCGGCGGTCCCGAGATCCCGCAGGACGGGCCCGTCATCGCGCAGTTCCTCTACCCCACCGTCGGTCAGGGCTGCATCGCGCCGTCGAGCGACTCGGTCGGCACCGCGCTCGCGGTCCCCGGTCCGGCGCACCTACCCCCGCCCGGTCCGGCCGCCGGTCAGGCCGGCTTCGTCTTCACCGCGCTCGGCACCGCGAAGGCGGCACCGAACCAGGGCATGACGGTGTCGTGGATCAACGTCGACAACGGCCGCCGCGAGACCCAGAACCTCACCACCGAGGCCCGGATCAACCCGGACGGCCCGGCCACCCTGTCGGCGATCGCGAACACCGGCCCCGGGCGTGTCCTCGCCGTCATCTCGGGCTCGTTGACCACCGAACCCGACGGCGCGGCCCCCATCACGTGCAACTTCCTGCCGACCGTCGGCATGTTCACGGTCGCGTAG
- a CDS encoding mannosyltransferase, which yields MSQLPRAEGATRTPLRHTLVRWAPVLLGLSVLARLVWTLLTPNGTNFVDLHVYVDGSAALLRGDLYGFTYSEETPDFPLPFTYPPFAALVFLPLHYLPFGLVGVLWQVCTVLALFWVIRISLELMLGDRARERAWVHVAMLWTAVGVWSEPVRTTLDYGQVNVFLVLGAMLAVRSARSWLSGGIVGVLAGIKLTPAVTGLYFLAQRRWRAAVFSAVAFAGTVAVSYLVIGPQARDYFTSKFGDADRIGPVGSAWNQSLRGALSRLAGHDVGSGAVWVVAVVVSAALAVLAWRALGPDDRLGTLVLVQLFGLLVSPISWVHHWVWVLPMLVWLVHGPYGRLLGTRVVAATWLVVTAVGVPWVLKQIEEESISRPGVLAWAGTVNVVGALAVFVWVAYAGRRNRATPTPPARRSGEPARDPIA from the coding sequence GTGTCACAGCTTCCACGCGCCGAGGGGGCGACGCGTACACCGCTCCGGCACACGCTCGTCCGGTGGGCGCCGGTCCTGCTCGGGCTCTCGGTCCTGGCGCGGCTGGTGTGGACCCTGCTCACTCCCAACGGCACCAACTTCGTCGACCTCCACGTCTACGTGGACGGCTCGGCCGCCCTGCTGCGCGGCGACCTGTACGGCTTCACATACTCGGAGGAGACGCCGGACTTCCCGCTGCCCTTCACGTACCCGCCGTTCGCGGCGCTCGTGTTCCTGCCGCTGCACTATCTGCCGTTCGGGCTGGTCGGTGTCCTGTGGCAGGTGTGCACCGTCCTGGCGCTGTTCTGGGTGATCCGGATCAGCCTCGAACTGATGCTGGGGGACCGGGCACGGGAACGTGCGTGGGTGCACGTCGCGATGCTGTGGACGGCGGTCGGGGTGTGGAGCGAACCGGTCCGGACCACGCTGGACTACGGACAGGTCAACGTCTTCCTGGTACTCGGCGCGATGCTCGCGGTGCGCAGCGCCCGCTCGTGGCTCTCGGGCGGCATCGTCGGCGTGCTCGCCGGCATCAAGCTCACCCCGGCCGTGACGGGGTTGTACTTCCTCGCGCAGCGACGCTGGCGCGCCGCGGTCTTCTCGGCGGTGGCGTTCGCGGGCACCGTGGCGGTGAGCTACCTGGTGATCGGCCCGCAGGCGCGGGACTATTTCACCTCCAAGTTCGGTGACGCCGACCGGATCGGGCCGGTCGGCTCGGCCTGGAACCAGTCGCTTCGCGGCGCCCTGAGCCGGCTCGCCGGACACGACGTCGGCTCCGGCGCGGTGTGGGTGGTGGCCGTCGTGGTGTCGGCGGCACTGGCCGTCCTGGCCTGGCGCGCGCTCGGCCCCGACGACCGGCTCGGCACCCTCGTGCTCGTGCAACTGTTCGGACTGCTCGTCTCACCGATCTCGTGGGTGCACCACTGGGTGTGGGTGCTGCCGATGCTCGTCTGGCTGGTCCACGGTCCGTACGGCCGGCTGCTCGGTACCCGTGTCGTCGCCGCGACGTGGCTGGTGGTCACCGCCGTCGGTGTCCCGTGGGTGCTCAAGCAGATCGAGGAGGAGTCGATCTCCCGTCCCGGCGTGCTGGCTTGGGCGGGCACCGTCAACGTCGTCGGCGCGCTCGCCGTCTTCGTGTGGGTGGCGTACGCGGGCCGCCGGAACCGCGCTACGCCGACGCCGCCAGCTCGTCGATCCGGCGAGCCAGCTCGAGATCCGATTGCGTGA
- a CDS encoding 4a-hydroxytetrahydrobiopterin dehydratase, translated as MAELLSDPDIDTALTDLPHWRRAGDTLTRTVESASFPAAITLVDQVAEVAESMNHHPDIDIRWRKVTYSLSTHSAGGITQSDLELARRIDELAASA; from the coding sequence ATGGCCGAGCTGCTGTCCGACCCCGACATCGACACCGCGCTCACGGATCTGCCGCACTGGCGCCGCGCCGGCGACACGCTCACCCGCACCGTCGAGTCGGCGAGCTTCCCCGCCGCGATCACGCTGGTCGACCAGGTCGCCGAGGTCGCCGAGTCGATGAATCACCATCCCGACATCGACATTCGCTGGCGCAAGGTGACGTACTCGCTGTCCACCCACTCCGCCGGTGGCATCACGCAATCGGATCTCGAGCTGGCTCGCCGGATCGACGAGCTGGCGGCGTCGGCGTAG
- a CDS encoding (deoxy)nucleoside triphosphate pyrophosphohydrolase: MTVEREVVAAALIRDGRLLLAQRNRPPELAGLWELPGGKVEPGESAGAALRRELCEELGVEVTAGERVGADVPLPGGLVLRAYRANLVSGTPQALDHAALCWVDARQLREIALVDNDRGWIPDLVTLLGE, translated from the coding sequence ATGACCGTCGAACGTGAGGTCGTCGCGGCCGCTCTGATCCGCGACGGACGGCTGCTGCTGGCGCAGCGGAACCGGCCGCCGGAACTTGCCGGGCTGTGGGAGCTGCCCGGCGGCAAGGTCGAGCCCGGCGAGAGCGCCGGCGCCGCGCTCCGGCGCGAACTGTGCGAGGAACTCGGAGTCGAGGTGACGGCGGGGGAGCGGGTGGGCGCCGACGTCCCGCTGCCCGGCGGGCTGGTCCTGCGCGCCTATCGGGCGAACCTGGTCAGCGGCACCCCGCAGGCGCTCGATCACGCCGCACTGTGCTGGGTCGACGCCCGGCAGCTCCGCGAGATCGCGCTCGTCGACAACGATCGCGGCTGGATCCCCGATCTCGTCACACTGCTCGGGGAGTGA
- the typA gene encoding translational GTPase TypA — protein MSTTNFRNVAIVAHVDHGKTTLVDAMLRQSGAFAERAELVDRVMDSGDLEREKGITILAKNTAVHRHNADGTVTVINVIDTPGHADFGGEVERGLSMVDGVVLLIDASEGPLPQTRFVLRKALAASLPVIIVVNKTDRPDARIEEVVTEAQDLLLDLASDLDDDAAVAAEALLDLPVLYASGREGKASMNRPADGSAPDTENLDVLFDVLMEHVPAPKGDPDAPLQAHVTNLDASDFLGRLALVRIHNGELRKGQTVAWMHRDGVKNVKITELLKTVGVTREPGESAVAGDIVAVAGIPEIMIGDTLADVENPVALPTITVDEPAISVVIGTNTSPLVGRVKGHKLTARMVKSRLDSELIGNVSLRVLDIGRPDAWEVQGRGELALAILVEQMRREGFELTVGKPQVVTRQIDGKLHEPFEELTIDTPEEHLGAITQLLANRKGKMVQMTNHGTGWVRMEFIVPSRGLIGFRTDFLTETRGTGIANAVSHGYAPWAGEIRARHTGSLVSDRAGSVTPFAMIQLADRGTFFVEPGADTYEGMVVGINPRAEDLDINVTKEKKLTNMRSATADATETLAKPIELTLEAAMEFCAADECVEVTPEAVRVRKLHLSQTDRARERSRAKSRDKAAL, from the coding sequence GTGAGCACCACCAACTTCCGTAACGTCGCCATCGTCGCGCACGTCGACCATGGCAAGACCACCCTCGTCGACGCCATGCTGCGCCAGTCCGGCGCCTTCGCCGAACGGGCCGAGCTGGTCGACCGCGTCATGGACTCCGGTGACCTCGAACGCGAGAAGGGCATCACCATCCTCGCGAAGAACACCGCCGTCCACCGCCACAACGCCGACGGCACGGTCACCGTCATCAACGTCATCGACACCCCCGGTCACGCCGACTTCGGCGGCGAGGTCGAGCGCGGCCTGTCCATGGTCGACGGCGTCGTCCTGCTCATCGACGCGTCCGAGGGCCCGCTGCCGCAGACCCGCTTCGTGCTGCGCAAGGCGCTCGCGGCGTCCCTGCCGGTGATCATCGTCGTGAACAAGACGGACCGTCCCGACGCCCGCATCGAGGAGGTCGTCACCGAGGCGCAGGACCTGCTGCTGGACCTGGCGTCCGACCTCGACGACGACGCCGCCGTGGCCGCCGAGGCGCTGCTGGACCTTCCGGTCCTGTACGCGTCGGGCCGCGAGGGCAAGGCTTCGATGAACCGTCCGGCGGACGGTTCGGCCCCCGACACCGAGAACCTCGACGTGCTGTTCGACGTCCTGATGGAGCACGTCCCCGCCCCGAAGGGCGACCCGGACGCGCCGCTGCAGGCGCACGTCACCAACCTCGACGCGTCCGACTTCCTGGGCCGTCTGGCGCTGGTGCGCATCCACAACGGTGAGCTCCGCAAGGGCCAGACCGTCGCGTGGATGCACCGCGACGGCGTGAAGAACGTCAAGATCACCGAGCTGCTCAAGACGGTCGGTGTCACCCGTGAGCCCGGCGAGTCCGCCGTCGCGGGCGACATCGTCGCGGTCGCCGGAATCCCCGAGATCATGATCGGTGACACCCTCGCCGACGTCGAGAACCCCGTCGCGCTGCCGACGATCACCGTCGACGAGCCGGCGATCTCGGTGGTCATCGGCACCAACACGTCGCCGCTGGTCGGCCGCGTCAAGGGTCACAAGCTGACCGCGCGCATGGTCAAGTCGCGCCTGGACTCCGAGCTGATCGGCAACGTGTCGCTGCGGGTGCTCGACATCGGCCGTCCCGACGCGTGGGAGGTCCAGGGACGTGGCGAGCTGGCGCTGGCCATCCTCGTGGAGCAGATGCGCCGTGAGGGCTTCGAGCTCACCGTCGGCAAGCCGCAGGTCGTCACCCGGCAGATCGACGGCAAGCTGCACGAGCCGTTCGAGGAGCTGACCATCGACACCCCCGAGGAGCACCTCGGCGCGATCACCCAGTTGCTGGCGAACCGCAAGGGCAAGATGGTCCAGATGACGAACCACGGCACCGGCTGGGTGCGGATGGAGTTCATCGTTCCCTCCCGTGGCCTGATCGGCTTCCGCACGGACTTCCTCACCGAGACCCGCGGCACCGGTATCGCCAACGCCGTCTCGCACGGTTACGCGCCGTGGGCCGGGGAGATCCGCGCCCGCCACACCGGCTCGCTGGTGTCCGACCGGGCCGGCTCGGTCACCCCGTTCGCGATGATCCAGCTCGCCGATCGCGGCACCTTCTTCGTCGAGCCCGGCGCGGACACGTACGAGGGCATGGTCGTGGGCATCAACCCGCGCGCCGAGGACCTCGACATCAACGTCACCAAGGAGAAGAAGCTCACCAACATGCGGTCGGCGACCGCCGACGCGACCGAGACCCTCGCCAAGCCGATCGAGCTGACGCTCGAGGCCGCGATGGAGTTCTGTGCCGCCGACGAGTGCGTCGAGGTCACCCCCGAGGCCGTCCGCGTGCGCAAGCTGCACCTGTCGCAGACCGACCGCGCGCGTGAGCGTTCGCGCGCCAAGTCGCGTGACAAGGCCGCGCTGTAA